From a region of the Triticum aestivum cultivar Chinese Spring chromosome 7D, IWGSC CS RefSeq v2.1, whole genome shotgun sequence genome:
- the LOC123167248 gene encoding uncharacterized protein — protein sequence MPSSPSPVVVLSDDESGDDGAASGALSRSAADRIASTLTTQAAVDALCKNRDVPRKFAARPAGAPPPPQPSPRSTVAKGMDPPARDMTDSMPAEKTAAPAARTGQVKREAHGDTLPLSGKKRRREEVTATDGHDGAAPVSNPRAPPGFDPRSPHSAVPDTLDWKAVQKILEGLVTPSRECHFAASKPSDLLASSYVAVLQAANYATFSTSYALELDEKVLACERDNLALWEQVEKEKAARQAAEAELEKVKAELESAEATAVQQFLGSEEYTRRLAEHALPAYLRGAEEMRRVVLRHYPHVDAGKLELPLD from the exons ATGCCTTCCTCCCCATCCCCCGTCGTCGTCCTCAGCGACGACGAAAGCGGCGACGACGGCGCCGCATCCGGCGCGCTCTCGAGGTCCGCCGCCGACCGCATCGCCTCCACCCTGACCACCCAGGCCGCGGTCGACGCCCTCTGCAAGAATCGCGACGTGCCGCGGAAGTTCGCCGCGCGCCCCGCCGGCGCCCCGCCACCGCCTCAGCCTTCTCCCCGTTCAACTGTTGCCAAAG GGATGGATCCACCCGCCCGCGACATGACTGACAGTATGccagcggagaagacggcggcgccggcggcaaGGACGGGGCAGGTGAAAAGAGAGGCGCACGGCGACACGCTTCCATTGTCCGGAAAGAAGAGGAGACGGGAGGAGGTGACTGCAACAGACGGGCATGACGGCGCCGCCCCGGTGTCCAACCCGCGTGCCCCGCCGGGCTTTGACCCACGGTCACCGCACTCTGCCGTACCCGACACACTCGACTGGAAGGCCGTGCAGAAGATTCTAGAGGGCCTGGTCACGCCGTCGCGGGAGTGCCACTTCGCGGCCTCGAAGCCCTCCGACCTCCTGGCGTCGAGCTACGTAGCAGTGCTCCAG GCCGCGAACTACGCGACCTTCTCCACGTCCTACGCGCTGGAGCTGGACGAAAAGGTTCTGGCGTGCGAGCGCGACAACCTGGCGCTGTGGGAGCAAGTGGAGAAGGAGAAGGCGGCGAGGCAGGCCGCGGAGGCGGAGCTCGAAAAGGTCAAAGCAGAGCTGGAGAGCGCCGAGGCGACGGCGGTGCAGCAGTTCCTGGGGTCCGAGGAGTACACGCGGCGGCTGGCCGAGCATGCGCTGCCGGCGTACTTGCGCGGCGCTGAGGAAATGAGGCGCGTCGTGCTCCGGCACTACCCGCACGTCGACGCCGGCAAGCTGGAGCTGCCGCTTGATTAG